A window of the Streptomyces sp. NBC_00250 genome harbors these coding sequences:
- a CDS encoding glycosyltransferase family 4 protein: MRISFLLHNGYHYGGTIRTTFTLAEELAERHEVEIVSVFRHRDRPLLGLPSGVTLRHLVDLRKDSPGYDGDHPDFHRPAEVFPRGDGRWKQYSALTDARIGEHLRGVETDVLVGTRPGLNVQLARQARRGPVLVGQEHLILDGHTFRLRRDIRHEYALLDAVTTVTEADARAYRKLGLPGVWIESVPNSVPAPPVPPADPAAKTVVAAGRLTQVKRYDVLIDAFAEVAADHPDWKLRIYGSGDAVQNLRGPLTRQIEDRGLGGQVFLMGSVTPPEPELVKASIAAVTSQRESFGMTIVEAMRCGLPVVSTDCPHGPREIIEDGVDGFLVPVDDVAAFARALRRLVEDDELRAKTARAALEASERFDPVRIAARHEALWTELVERGAGRRAHPQGRVTFHRGAGRAIDAVYSLKAKVGRLVRRFR, translated from the coding sequence ATGCGTATCTCCTTTCTGCTCCACAACGGCTATCACTACGGCGGCACGATCCGGACGACATTCACCCTGGCCGAGGAACTGGCGGAACGTCACGAGGTCGAGATCGTCTCGGTGTTCCGCCACCGCGACCGCCCGCTCCTCGGCCTGCCCTCAGGGGTGACCCTGCGCCACCTCGTCGACCTGCGCAAGGACAGCCCCGGATACGACGGCGACCACCCCGACTTCCACCGCCCCGCCGAGGTCTTCCCGCGCGGCGACGGCCGCTGGAAGCAGTACAGCGCGCTCACCGACGCCCGGATCGGGGAGCACCTGCGCGGGGTCGAGACCGACGTCCTCGTCGGCACCCGGCCCGGGCTCAACGTGCAGCTCGCCCGACAGGCCCGGCGGGGGCCGGTCCTCGTCGGCCAGGAGCACCTGATCCTGGACGGCCACACCTTCCGGCTGCGCCGGGACATCCGGCACGAGTACGCGCTCCTCGACGCCGTCACCACCGTCACCGAGGCGGACGCCCGCGCCTACCGGAAGCTGGGGCTGCCCGGCGTATGGATCGAATCCGTGCCCAACAGCGTCCCCGCGCCCCCGGTGCCGCCCGCCGACCCCGCGGCGAAGACCGTCGTCGCGGCCGGCCGGCTCACCCAGGTCAAGCGGTACGACGTGCTGATCGACGCCTTCGCCGAGGTGGCCGCCGACCACCCCGACTGGAAGCTGCGGATCTACGGCAGCGGCGACGCCGTCCAGAACCTCAGGGGGCCGCTGACCCGGCAGATCGAGGACCGGGGCCTCGGCGGGCAGGTCTTCCTGATGGGCTCGGTGACCCCGCCGGAGCCCGAGCTGGTCAAGGCCTCCATCGCCGCCGTGACCTCACAGCGCGAATCCTTCGGCATGACCATCGTCGAGGCGATGCGCTGCGGACTCCCGGTGGTCTCCACCGACTGCCCGCACGGACCGCGCGAGATCATCGAGGACGGGGTCGACGGGTTCCTGGTGCCGGTCGACGACGTGGCCGCGTTCGCGCGGGCGCTGCGCCGGCTGGTGGAGGACGACGAGCTGCGCGCCAAGACGGCACGGGCGGCGCTCGAAGCGTCCGAGCGCTTCGACCCGGTCCGGATCGCCGCCCGGCACGAGGCGCTCTGGACGGAACTCGTCGAGCGGGGCGCCGGTCGACGCGCCCACCCCCAGGGCCGGGTGACGTTCCACCGTGGGGCCGGGCGGGCGATCGACGCGGTCTACAGCCTGAAGGCGAAGGTCGGCCGGCTGGTCCGCCGCTTCCGCTGA
- a CDS encoding helix-turn-helix transcriptional regulator yields the protein MLETSARLLRLLSLLQAHREWSGADLADRLGVTPRTVRRDVDRLRELGYPVNASPGTGGGYQLGAGAELPPLLLDDEEAVAVAVGLRAAAGQGVEGIGESSVRALAKLEQVLPGRLRRRVSALNAFTVPMLRTPRDRIDPAVLTDLANACRDTERLRFEYRDHGGATTRRTVEPHRLVCSERRWYLVAWDVDRADWRTFRADRIVPTPPHGPRFPPREPPAEDLAAYVSKGVSTAAYATEATIRLHVPLAEAAAAVGAADGVLTADGEDACLLRTGAHSLDVMVIHVSLIGFEFEVLDPPELVDRVRALRDLLSRSLDRSAGAPAGGS from the coding sequence ATGTTGGAGACCTCCGCACGGCTCTTGCGTCTGCTCTCGTTGCTCCAGGCCCACCGCGAGTGGTCCGGTGCCGACCTCGCCGACCGGCTCGGGGTCACGCCCCGCACCGTACGGCGGGACGTCGACCGGCTTCGTGAGCTCGGGTATCCGGTCAACGCGAGCCCCGGGACCGGCGGCGGCTACCAGCTGGGCGCCGGGGCCGAGCTGCCGCCGCTGCTCCTCGACGACGAGGAGGCCGTGGCGGTCGCCGTCGGCCTGCGCGCCGCCGCCGGGCAGGGTGTCGAGGGCATCGGCGAGAGCTCCGTACGCGCCCTCGCCAAGCTGGAGCAGGTGCTGCCCGGGCGACTGCGGCGCCGGGTGAGCGCCCTGAACGCCTTCACCGTGCCGATGCTGCGCACCCCGCGCGACCGGATCGACCCGGCGGTGCTCACCGATCTCGCCAACGCCTGCCGGGACACCGAGCGGCTGCGCTTCGAGTACCGGGACCACGGCGGGGCCACCACCCGCAGGACCGTCGAGCCGCACCGCCTGGTGTGCAGCGAGCGGCGCTGGTACCTGGTCGCCTGGGACGTGGACCGGGCCGACTGGCGGACCTTCCGGGCCGACCGGATCGTGCCGACACCGCCGCACGGCCCCCGCTTCCCGCCACGCGAGCCGCCCGCCGAGGATCTGGCCGCCTATGTGTCCAAGGGCGTGTCCACCGCCGCGTACGCGACCGAGGCGACGATCCGGCTGCATGTGCCGCTCGCCGAGGCCGCCGCGGCCGTCGGCGCCGCCGACGGCGTCCTGACGGCGGACGGGGAGGACGCCTGCCTGCTGCGCACCGGCGCCCACAGCCTCGACGTGATGGTGATCCACGTGTCGCTGATCGGCTTCGAGTTCGAGGTGCTCGACCCGCCCGAGCTGGTCGACCGGGTGCGGGCGCTCAGAGACCTGTTGTCCCGGTCCCTCGACCGGTCGGCCGGCGCTCCGGCGGGGGGCTCGTGA
- a CDS encoding LysM peptidoglycan-binding domain-containing protein, with amino-acid sequence MSKIRFWTAGSLVAASAAALLTLAPAPAQARDVPTGPRNTSAVLLDVADGLRAAAAVPSYACAADQWPWGCVAQCESSGDWHINTGNGFYGGLQFWHPTWVEHGGLRYAPRADLATRPQQITVAEEVLRTQGWGAWPVCSKRYGLSGRVHTVQTGDTLSSIARRFGIKGGWQALYAANRSLIGPNPNRVVVGTMLRIDRL; translated from the coding sequence ATGTCGAAGATCCGATTTTGGACAGCCGGTTCTCTCGTGGCGGCGTCCGCGGCCGCGCTGCTGACCCTGGCTCCGGCACCCGCGCAGGCCCGGGACGTGCCGACGGGGCCCCGGAACACGTCCGCCGTCCTTCTGGACGTGGCCGACGGGCTTCGCGCGGCCGCCGCCGTGCCCTCGTACGCCTGCGCCGCGGACCAGTGGCCGTGGGGCTGCGTCGCCCAGTGCGAGAGCAGCGGCGACTGGCACATCAACACCGGCAACGGCTTCTACGGCGGGCTCCAGTTCTGGCACCCGACCTGGGTCGAGCACGGCGGACTGCGCTACGCCCCGCGCGCCGACCTGGCGACCCGGCCGCAGCAGATCACCGTCGCCGAGGAGGTGCTCCGCACCCAGGGGTGGGGGGCCTGGCCCGTCTGCTCCAAGCGGTACGGGCTGAGCGGGCGCGTCCACACCGTCCAGACCGGCGACACCCTCAGCTCCATCGCCCGCCGCTTCGGGATCAAGGGCGGCTGGCAGGCGCTGTACGCGGCGAACCGGAGCCTGATCGGGCCGAACCCGAACCGGGTCGTCGTCGGGACGATGCTGCGGATCGACCGGCTGTGA
- a CDS encoding I78 family peptidase inhibitor — translation MAPTSRTPEPPRDAPESYVGLDAEGAARLARTRGWSTVRSLPPGSIITMEYLAGRINFEVENDTVTRCWIG, via the coding sequence ATGGCACCCACTTCGCGCACTCCCGAACCGCCCCGCGACGCTCCCGAGTCCTATGTGGGCCTCGATGCGGAAGGCGCCGCACGGCTCGCCAGGACGCGGGGCTGGAGCACCGTCAGGTCGCTCCCGCCCGGCTCGATCATCACCATGGAGTACCTCGCCGGACGCATCAATTTCGAGGTCGAGAACGACACGGTCACCCGCTGCTGGATCGGCTGA
- a CDS encoding ABC transporter permease subunit, with protein sequence MASLTYELTLAGLAVGSAAALTGIGLIVTHRATGVLNLAHGAVAMICAYVLRQLVVVWGWPLPTGALVTLLVVAPGLGLVLDLAVFRPLARREANPAQSLVASIGVFVLLVGAAVLLWGPGARDDVPVLLGDDPWAQLGAVMALACLVGAVTRWTRFGRKLRAVIDNRPLAVLSGIDADRVAAAGWAFGSFTAGLTGVLLAPYVRLDPYGMPLLVVEVIAVAVIARMRSLPVAVVSALAIGVAQAQLTRLHPEGWAGPLLQAVGANLFVVALLVAALVLPGIGGKGRDALPPPVRSGRVPGAVWLVVGVLFLLPLGFAGSDLHTAIQVPALAVILLSLVVVAGRGGQIALGQAAYAGLGALFTALLAAGGVPGLLALGLAVPLVGAVGLLTGRPAIRRHGLALALVTLATGVAVSRFVLTQPYATAGLSLGRPAGFSDDRAFYALELVVLAGCLVLVAALRRGRTGRALAALRDHERGAEAAGVAVPGLKLLAFVLGAALAALGGGLLGMGLRAFDPEAYDPVRGLLWFAAVLVLGADSLLTPLAAAALLTTLDAGPHTGAAAAALGLLAAMTARIPPLMNLLPQKSPAPKAADGVRPPAGRPALLPLSRAGGAKANPPAAADGAAPAARPPVPHLRATGLTLTYPGGVTALDDITLDLAPSRITALVGPNGAGKSTLFDCLAGTLRPREGRITLAGTDITHRSAHARTRLGIARTFQRLAVFPSLTVEENVRLGEERGHVRRDPAAVERSLRLLGLAGPVRHATAADLPTGTLRRVELARALAGQPHTLLLDEPAAGLDAAETAVLARVLAALAADGLTVLVVEHDPDLVAGIAHRVHTMEGGRIVS encoded by the coding sequence ATGGCCTCCCTGACGTACGAGTTGACGCTCGCCGGCCTCGCGGTCGGCAGCGCCGCCGCGCTCACCGGGATCGGACTGATCGTCACCCACCGGGCGACCGGCGTCCTGAACCTGGCGCACGGCGCGGTGGCCATGATCTGCGCGTACGTGCTCCGCCAGCTGGTGGTCGTGTGGGGCTGGCCGCTGCCGACGGGCGCCCTCGTCACCCTCCTCGTCGTCGCCCCCGGCCTCGGGCTCGTCCTGGACCTCGCGGTGTTCCGGCCCCTCGCACGGCGGGAGGCGAATCCGGCGCAGTCCCTGGTGGCCTCCATCGGCGTCTTCGTCCTGCTCGTGGGCGCGGCGGTGCTGCTGTGGGGGCCCGGGGCGCGGGACGACGTGCCGGTGCTCCTCGGCGACGATCCCTGGGCGCAGCTCGGGGCGGTGATGGCGCTCGCCTGCCTGGTGGGGGCGGTGACCCGGTGGACCCGGTTCGGGCGGAAGCTGCGGGCCGTGATCGACAACCGGCCGCTCGCGGTGCTCTCCGGGATCGACGCGGACCGGGTCGCGGCGGCCGGCTGGGCGTTCGGCTCGTTCACGGCCGGACTCACCGGGGTCCTCCTCGCCCCGTACGTACGGCTCGACCCCTACGGGATGCCGCTGCTCGTCGTCGAGGTGATCGCGGTCGCGGTCATCGCCCGGATGAGGTCCCTGCCGGTCGCGGTGGTGTCCGCGCTCGCGATCGGCGTGGCCCAGGCCCAGCTGACCCGGCTGCACCCGGAGGGCTGGGCGGGACCGCTGCTCCAGGCCGTCGGGGCGAACCTGTTCGTGGTGGCGCTGCTCGTCGCGGCGCTCGTCCTGCCGGGGATCGGCGGCAAGGGCCGGGACGCGCTGCCGCCGCCGGTGCGCTCCGGGCGGGTGCCGGGGGCGGTGTGGCTCGTCGTGGGCGTCCTGTTCCTCCTCCCGCTCGGCTTCGCGGGCTCCGACCTGCACACCGCGATCCAGGTCCCGGCCCTGGCGGTGATTCTGCTGTCCCTGGTCGTGGTGGCGGGGCGGGGCGGCCAGATCGCGCTCGGGCAGGCGGCGTACGCGGGCCTGGGCGCCCTGTTCACGGCGCTGCTCGCGGCGGGCGGGGTACCGGGTCTCCTGGCCCTGGGCCTCGCGGTGCCGCTGGTCGGGGCGGTGGGGCTGCTCACGGGCCGGCCGGCGATCCGGCGGCACGGTCTGGCGCTCGCGCTCGTGACGCTCGCGACCGGGGTGGCGGTGAGCCGCTTCGTCCTCACCCAGCCGTACGCCACCGCGGGCCTGTCCCTCGGCCGCCCGGCGGGCTTCTCCGACGACCGCGCCTTCTACGCCCTCGAACTGGTCGTCCTCGCGGGCTGCCTGGTCCTGGTCGCCGCCCTGCGCCGGGGCCGCACCGGCCGGGCGCTCGCGGCGCTGCGGGACCACGAACGGGGCGCGGAGGCGGCGGGCGTCGCCGTCCCCGGCCTGAAGCTCCTCGCCTTCGTCCTGGGCGCGGCCCTGGCCGCCCTGGGCGGCGGCCTCCTCGGGATGGGCCTGCGCGCCTTCGACCCGGAGGCGTACGACCCGGTCCGCGGCCTGCTCTGGTTCGCCGCGGTCCTGGTCCTGGGCGCCGACAGCCTCCTCACCCCGCTGGCGGCGGCAGCCCTCCTGACCACCCTGGACGCGGGCCCCCACACGGGCGCGGCGGCGGCGGCCCTGGGCCTCCTGGCCGCGATGACGGCCAGAATCCCCCCACTGATGAACCTGCTCCCCCAGAAGTCGCCCGCCCCGAAGGCCGCCGACGGCGTGCGGCCGCCCGCGGGAAGACCGGCGCTTCTCCCGCTCTCCCGCGCGGGCGGCGCCAAGGCGAACCCGCCCGCGGCCGCCGACGGCGCCGCACCCGCTGCAAGACCCCCGGTCCCCCACCTCCGCGCGACCGGCCTCACCCTCACCTACCCCGGAGGGGTCACCGCGCTCGACGACATCACCCTCGACCTCGCCCCCTCCCGCATCACCGCCCTCGTCGGCCCCAACGGCGCCGGCAAGAGCACCCTCTTCGACTGTCTCGCGGGCACCCTCCGCCCCCGCGAGGGCCGGATCACCCTCGCCGGCACCGACATCACCCACCGCTCCGCCCACGCCCGCACCCGGCTCGGCATCGCCCGCACCTTCCAGCGCCTCGCCGTCTTCCCCTCGCTCACCGTCGAGGAGAACGTCCGCCTCGGCGAGGAGCGGGGCCATGTCCGAAGGGACCCCGCCGCGGTCGAGCGGAGCCTCCGCCTCCTCGGTCTCGCCGGACCCGTACGGCACGCGACGGCGGCGGACCTGCCCACCGGGACCCTCCGCCGGGTCGAGCTGGCCCGCGCGCTGGCGGGGCAGCCGCACACCCTGCTCCTCGACGAGCCGGCCGCCGGTCTCGACGCCGCGGAGACGGCCGTGCTCGCCCGGGTCCTCGCCGCCCTGGCCGCCGACGGCCTGACCGTCCTCGTCGTCGAGCACGACCCGGACCTCGTCGCCGGGATCGCCCACCGGGTGCACACCATGGAAGGCGGCCGGATCGTGTCATGA
- a CDS encoding ABC transporter substrate-binding protein — protein MSPFRAAEAGAALLLALLLLLLTACGSRLPERAFETRPTANPSGGEPLRVGIITSVTSPVGGQAFTGTRDGARAYFDALNARGGLDGRRIEVETCDDGGSGVGNNACVHRLIDERRVFALVATTALNYAGAPLVSRAGVPDIGGQPLTPAYDTYPHLYGIYGSSAPRTGKEPGWGGVLYGGTEVYRWFKEKQGARTAAVVSYNQAASAGYARLVTRGLRAEGYRVVEEQVDFTLPNFRAVAADLRAQHVDVLFDAMDTHGNVRLCEAMETLGVRVDAKVTNVQNWSSSVARDYARAPGCRDALWVTGSSRNHQDTGQPAVREFRAAMGDRPLSQWQLEGWAAAMWFTDAARSCLAEGGLTRACVEEFINRPEPYTARGLLLPVRYEQLARPPATRNTCLSVARWQDGRGWVSQGEMTENCATVPQLGYRP, from the coding sequence GTGTCACCGTTCCGGGCTGCTGAGGCGGGAGCGGCGCTGCTCCTGGCCCTGCTGCTCCTTCTCCTCACGGCCTGCGGCAGCCGGCTCCCGGAGCGCGCCTTCGAGACGCGGCCCACCGCCAACCCCTCCGGCGGTGAGCCGCTCCGCGTCGGGATCATCACCAGCGTCACCAGCCCCGTCGGCGGGCAGGCCTTCACGGGCACGCGCGACGGAGCCCGCGCCTACTTCGACGCCCTCAACGCGCGCGGTGGCCTGGACGGCCGCCGCATCGAGGTCGAGACCTGCGACGACGGCGGCAGCGGCGTCGGCAACAACGCGTGCGTGCACCGGCTCATCGACGAGCGCCGGGTCTTCGCGCTCGTCGCCACCACCGCCCTGAACTACGCGGGCGCGCCCCTCGTCTCCCGCGCCGGCGTCCCCGACATCGGCGGCCAGCCCCTCACCCCCGCCTACGACACCTATCCGCACCTCTACGGGATCTACGGCAGCTCCGCCCCGCGCACCGGGAAGGAACCCGGCTGGGGCGGGGTGCTGTACGGCGGGACCGAGGTCTACCGCTGGTTCAAGGAGAAGCAGGGGGCACGGACCGCCGCCGTCGTCTCCTACAACCAGGCCGCGTCCGCCGGGTACGCCCGGCTGGTCACCCGGGGCCTGCGCGCCGAGGGCTACCGGGTCGTCGAGGAACAGGTGGACTTCACCCTGCCCAACTTCCGCGCGGTCGCCGCCGATCTGCGCGCCCAGCACGTCGACGTCCTCTTCGACGCCATGGACACCCACGGCAACGTGCGCCTCTGCGAGGCGATGGAGACCCTCGGCGTACGGGTCGACGCCAAGGTCACCAACGTGCAGAACTGGTCCTCGTCCGTCGCCCGCGACTACGCCCGCGCGCCCGGCTGCCGGGACGCACTCTGGGTGACCGGATCCAGCCGCAACCACCAGGACACCGGGCAGCCGGCCGTCCGCGAGTTCCGGGCGGCGATGGGGGACCGGCCGCTGTCGCAGTGGCAGCTGGAGGGGTGGGCGGCGGCGATGTGGTTCACCGACGCGGCCCGCTCCTGCCTCGCCGAAGGCGGGCTCACGCGCGCGTGCGTCGAGGAGTTCATCAACCGACCGGAGCCGTACACCGCGCGCGGGCTGCTGCTCCCCGTCCGCTACGAGCAGCTGGCGCGACCGCCCGCGACCCGGAACACCTGTCTGTCCGTGGCCCGTTGGCAGGACGGCCGGGGCTGGGTGAGCCAGGGCGAGATGACGGAGAACTGCGCGACCGTGCCCCAGCTCGGCTACCGCCCGTGA
- the ctaD gene encoding aa3-type cytochrome oxidase subunit I → MGNGTATATVESARERHGRVLIDWLTTTDHKKIGHLYLVTAFVFFLIAGLMAMLMRAELARPGLQLLTNQEFNQAFTLHGTIMLLLFATPTFAGFANELVPLQIGSPDVAFPRLNMFSYWLFLFGSLMVLGSLLTPTGPAAFGWTAYAPLNSLERSPGVGVDLWITGLALSGFGTILTSVNFLATIIGMRAPGMTMFRMPIFTWNVLFTAVLVIVAFPVLAAALLVLEADRRLGSVVFQPENGGALLWQHLFWFFGHPEVYIIALPFFGIVSEIIPVFARKPIFGYTTLIAATMAITGLSVVVWAHHMFATGAVLLPFFSLLSFLIAVPTGVKFFNWTGTMLRGSLSFETPMLWSVGFLVSFLFGGLTGVILASPPMDFQVTDSYFVVAHFHYTVFGTVVFATFAGFYFWWPKFTGRMLDERLGKIHFWTLFIGFHLTFLVQHWLGAEGMPRRYADYLEADGFTALNTVSTIGAFLLGASTLPFLYNVWRTALYAPEVDLDDPWGFGRSLEWATSCPPPRHNFDAVPRIRSESPAFDLHHPEFAAYERMRITSPPPERRPTGRGTGTTGL, encoded by the coding sequence ATGGGCAACGGGACAGCGACCGCGACCGTCGAATCGGCCCGTGAGCGGCACGGCAGGGTGCTGATCGACTGGCTCACCACGACCGACCACAAGAAGATCGGCCACCTCTATCTGGTGACCGCGTTCGTCTTCTTCCTCATCGCCGGACTGATGGCGATGCTGATGCGGGCCGAGCTGGCCCGCCCGGGACTCCAGCTGCTCACGAACCAGGAGTTCAACCAGGCCTTCACCCTGCACGGCACGATCATGCTGCTGCTCTTCGCGACGCCGACCTTCGCCGGGTTCGCCAACGAGCTGGTGCCGCTGCAGATCGGCTCGCCGGACGTCGCCTTCCCGCGGCTGAACATGTTCTCGTACTGGCTGTTCCTCTTCGGCAGCCTGATGGTGCTCGGCTCGCTGCTCACCCCGACCGGCCCGGCCGCCTTCGGCTGGACCGCCTACGCCCCGCTCAACAGCCTGGAGCGGTCCCCCGGCGTCGGCGTCGACCTGTGGATCACGGGGCTCGCACTCTCCGGCTTCGGCACCATCCTCACCTCGGTGAACTTCCTCGCGACCATCATCGGGATGCGGGCGCCCGGCATGACCATGTTCCGGATGCCGATCTTCACCTGGAACGTGCTCTTCACGGCGGTCCTGGTGATCGTCGCCTTTCCCGTGCTGGCCGCCGCCCTGCTCGTCCTGGAGGCGGACCGGCGCCTCGGCTCGGTGGTCTTCCAGCCCGAGAACGGCGGCGCGCTGCTCTGGCAGCACCTCTTCTGGTTCTTCGGCCACCCCGAGGTCTACATCATCGCGCTGCCGTTCTTCGGGATCGTCAGCGAGATCATCCCCGTCTTCGCCCGCAAGCCGATCTTCGGCTACACCACGCTGATCGCCGCCACCATGGCGATCACCGGCCTGTCGGTGGTCGTCTGGGCCCACCACATGTTCGCGACGGGCGCGGTGCTGCTGCCCTTCTTCTCGCTGCTCTCGTTCCTCATCGCGGTGCCCACCGGGGTGAAGTTCTTCAACTGGACCGGGACGATGCTGCGGGGTTCGCTCTCCTTCGAGACCCCGATGCTGTGGTCCGTCGGCTTCCTGGTGTCGTTCCTCTTCGGCGGCCTCACCGGAGTGATCCTCGCCTCGCCTCCGATGGACTTCCAGGTCACCGACTCGTACTTCGTGGTCGCCCACTTCCACTACACGGTCTTCGGCACGGTCGTCTTCGCGACCTTCGCCGGCTTCTACTTCTGGTGGCCCAAGTTCACCGGCCGGATGCTCGACGAGCGCCTCGGGAAGATCCACTTCTGGACCCTCTTCATCGGCTTCCACCTGACCTTCCTGGTTCAGCACTGGCTAGGCGCCGAGGGCATGCCCCGCCGGTACGCCGACTACCTGGAGGCGGACGGCTTCACCGCGCTCAACACCGTGTCGACCATCGGCGCCTTCCTGCTCGGCGCGTCCACACTGCCGTTCCTCTACAACGTGTGGCGGACGGCCCTGTACGCGCCCGAGGTCGACCTGGACGACCCGTGGGGCTTCGGCCGCTCCCTCGAATGGGCCACCTCCTGCCCGCCGCCCCGGCACAACTTCGACGCCGTGCCCCGGATCCGCTCCGAGTCGCCGGCCTTCGACCTGCACCACCCGGAGTTCGCGGCCTACGAGCGGATGCGGATCACGAGCCCCCCGCCGGAGCGCCGGCCGACCGGTCGAGGGACCGGGACAACAGGTCTCTGA
- a CDS encoding phosphatase PAP2 family protein has translation MRTDIFARLDREPEPPKIEVPRMTRTRLALFGGTSAFYLAMVVAVLLSTWLVTLDWKIMLFRPYQQWPEIHGFLDYYVVLGQRGPTAVMVAAWLGWRSWRQHTLRPLLCLGAALLLLNVTVGAVKLGLGRLGPHYATEVGSAELFAGGDIFPSGHTANAVVTWGILAYLATTPRARRYLSALSAVVALGVGLTTVYLGTHWLSDVLLGWAAGLLILLALPWCEPALAVAESWILAARDRVRDRLRDRRRLVPSLPVASGGPRPGYFPQRPPGSEEPVRGPAGVAGGRAPATRTGVAGGRAPATRG, from the coding sequence GTGCGTACCGACATCTTTGCCCGGCTGGACCGGGAGCCGGAACCGCCGAAGATAGAGGTCCCGCGGATGACCCGCACGCGTCTCGCCCTCTTCGGCGGGACATCGGCGTTCTATCTCGCCATGGTCGTCGCCGTGCTGCTCTCGACGTGGCTGGTGACCCTCGACTGGAAGATCATGCTCTTCCGGCCCTACCAGCAGTGGCCGGAAATCCACGGCTTCCTCGACTACTACGTCGTCCTCGGCCAGCGCGGCCCCACGGCCGTCATGGTGGCCGCCTGGCTGGGCTGGCGCTCCTGGCGCCAGCACACCCTGCGCCCCCTGCTCTGCCTCGGCGCCGCCCTGCTGCTGCTGAACGTCACGGTCGGCGCGGTCAAGCTCGGCCTGGGCCGCCTCGGACCCCACTACGCGACCGAGGTCGGCTCCGCCGAGCTCTTCGCGGGCGGTGACATATTCCCCTCGGGTCACACCGCGAACGCGGTCGTGACCTGGGGCATCCTCGCCTATCTGGCGACCACTCCGAGGGCCAGGCGCTATCTGTCGGCGCTCTCCGCCGTGGTCGCGCTCGGCGTCGGACTCACCACCGTCTATCTGGGCACCCACTGGCTGAGCGACGTCCTCCTCGGCTGGGCCGCCGGGCTCCTGATCCTGCTCGCGCTGCCCTGGTGCGAGCCGGCCCTCGCCGTGGCGGAGTCCTGGATCCTCGCCGCACGCGACCGGGTACGGGACCGGCTGCGGGACCGCCGCCGCCTGGTGCCCTCGCTGCCCGTGGCCTCCGGAGGTCCCCGCCCGGGGTACTTCCCGCAGCGACCGCCCGGCTCCGAGGAGCCGGTCCGGGGACCCGCGGGAGTGGCCGGTGGCCGCGCTCCCGCGACCCGCACGGGAGTGGCCGGCGGCCGCGCCCCGGCGACCCGCGGCTGA
- a CDS encoding ATP-binding cassette domain-containing protein, with protein MSIEIVLRAARVRYGPLEALHGLDLPVPAGTVTVLLGRNGSGRTTALRALAGTVRLSTGRVLWRGADVTRLSAHERARRGLCFVPDRQAVYASLTVAENLALTTPGAPPPYPELVPLLERTAGTLSGGERRMLALSRALLAADARARARVVLVDEPSLGLAPPVAARTYDRLAALAVEGGAAVVLAEQRVPDGLPTGTLVHELRRGSLAFSGEPAELA; from the coding sequence ATGAGCATCGAGATCGTCCTGCGCGCCGCCCGGGTCCGCTACGGGCCCCTGGAGGCCCTGCACGGCCTGGACCTGCCCGTCCCGGCCGGCACGGTCACCGTGCTCCTGGGCCGTAACGGCTCGGGCCGTACGACGGCCCTCCGCGCCCTCGCCGGCACCGTGCGGCTCTCGACGGGCCGGGTCCTGTGGCGGGGCGCCGACGTGACCCGCCTGTCGGCGCACGAACGGGCGCGCCGGGGCCTCTGCTTCGTACCGGACCGTCAGGCGGTGTACGCGAGCCTCACCGTCGCCGAGAACCTCGCGCTCACGACGCCCGGGGCCCCGCCCCCGTACCCCGAACTCGTCCCCCTCCTGGAGCGGACCGCCGGAACCCTCTCCGGTGGGGAGCGCCGCATGCTGGCCCTCTCCCGCGCCCTGCTCGCGGCAGACGCCCGCGCACGCGCACGCGTGGTGCTGGTCGACGAGCCGTCGCTCGGCCTGGCCCCGCCGGTCGCGGCCCGTACGTACGACAGGCTCGCGGCGCTCGCCGTGGAGGGCGGCGCGGCCGTGGTCCTGGCGGAGCAGCGCGTCCCGGACGGACTGCCGACCGGGACGCTCGTACACGAGCTGCGGCGCGGCTCCCTCGCGTTCAGCGGGGAGCCCGCCGAGCTCGCCTGA